The Oncorhynchus mykiss isolate Arlee chromosome 20, USDA_OmykA_1.1, whole genome shotgun sequence genome includes a region encoding these proteins:
- the LOC118942076 gene encoding uncharacterized protein LOC118942076 codes for MKPSLQDNVTKPSLQDNVMKPSLQDNAMKPSLQDNVTKPSLQDNAMKPSLQDNAMKPSLQDNAMKPSLQDNVMKPSLQDNVTKPSLQDNVMNPSLQDNAMKPSLQDNVMKPSLQDNVTKPSLQDNVMKPSLQDNVTKPSLQDNVMNPSLQDNAMKPSLQDNVMKPSLQDVMKPSLQDNAMKPSLQDNVMKPSLQDNAMKPSLQDNAMKPSLQDNVMKPSLQDNVTKPSLQDNVMNPSLQDNAMKPSLQDNVMKPSLQDVMKPSLQDNAMKPSLQDNAMKPSLQDNAMKPSLQDNAMKPSLQDNVMKPSLQDNVMKPSLQDNAMKPSLQDNAMKPSLQDNAMKPSLQDNAMKPSLQDNAMKPSLQDVMKPSLHDNAKKPSLQNNVTKPSLQDNVMKPSLQDNVTNPSLQDNVMKPSLQDNVTKPSQ; via the exons ATGAAACCCAGTCTACAGGATAATGTTACGAAACCCAGTCTACAGGATAATGTTATGAAACCCAGTCTACAGGATAATGCTATGAAACCCAGTCTACAGGATAATGTTACGAAACCCAGTCTACAGGATAATGCTATGAAACCCAGTCTACAGGATAATGCTATGAAACCCAGTCTACAGGATAATGCTATGAAACCCAGTCTACAGGATAATGTTATGAAACCCAGTCTACAGGATAATGTTACGAAACCCAGTCTACAGGATAATGTTATGAATCCCAGTCTACAG GATAATGCTATGAAACCCAGTCTACAGGATAATGTTATGAAACCCAGTCTACAGGATAATGTTACGAAACCCAGTCTACAGGATAATGTTATGAAACCCAGTCTACAGGATAATGTTACGAAACCCAGTCTACAGGATAATGTTATGAATCCCAGTCTACAGGATAATGCTATGAAACCCAGTCTACAGGATAATGTTATGAAACCCAGTCTACAGGATGTTATGAAACCCAGTCTACAGGATAATGCTATGAAACCCAGTCTACAGGATAATGTTATGAAACCCAGTCTACAGGATAATGCTATGAAACCCAGTCTACAGGATAATGCTATGAAACCCAGTCTACAGGATAATGTTATGAAACCCAGTCTACAGGATAATGTTACGAAACCCAGTCTACAGGATAATGTTATGAATCCCAGTCTACAGGATAATGCTATGAAACCCAGTCTACAGGATAATGTTATGAAACCCAGTCTACAGGATGTTATGAAACCCAGTCTACAGGATAATGCTATGAAACCCAGTCTACAGGATAATGCTATGAAACCCAGTCTACAGGATAATGCTATGAAACCCAGTCTACAGGATAATGCTATGAAACCCAGCCTACAGGATAATGTTATGAAACCCAGCCTACAGGATAATGTTATGAAACCCAGTCTACAGGATAATGCTATGAAACCGAGTCTACAGGATAATGCTATGAAACCCAGTCTACAGGATAATGCTATGAAACCCAGTCTACAGGATAATGCTATGAAACCCAGTCTACAGGATAATGCTATGAAACCCAGTCTACAGGATGTTATGAAACCCAGTCTACATGATAATGCTAAGAAACCCAGTCTACAGAATAATGTTACGAAACCCAGTCTAC